GGGTTCTATATCGTGGTTGTGGTGTGTATCGCACATAGCAGTAGGATTATTTTAATTGAAACTCGGGTTCTCTTGACAGATGACGCAGTAAAACGTAAACTTGGGTGGGCACTTCCATGCTCACGGCAAGCATCCATAAACTCAATCCGCCGGGGGTATAGTCGGGCGAATAGTAATTTTCGGGTACATCGTCGATTTTGAAGGCATCCATGGCATTTTCAAAATCTTGATCTGTCAACAATCCTTTTGGGGTAAACTTATTGACCAAGGCCCTCACCACCGTTTCAGGATTGCTGGTGTTGCTATCGGCAGGGCCAACGGCATCCATGGCCAAGGTTCTGAACTGTTCGGGGTCGGCCTGAAAGAAACGCTCCAAGAACACTTCCATCGTTAGCCAACGGCCAATGATAAAGTTGGTGTTGATCCATTGGCGATCGCGCTGCCAACCCGCCACATCAACAGGGTCGAACATTTCTTGACCGATGAGCCTACAGGCATCGATGGCATTGATAACGGTGCCATCGTCATAGGCGAAGTTCGACTCCTTGATAAAGTTAAGGTACAGGTCAAAAGGGCTTTTGATGATGACACCGATGGCGGTCTCATCAAAAAAGTGCTGGCTCTTGAACAACTGTGAAAGCACCGGTGCTATCTCAAAATTGTTAGAGATAAAGGTGCTTGCCATACCGTTCAAGATGGGTTGCGCTTCTGCCGCATCGGAATCGGGATGCACAAAGAACTCGTACAATTTTTTGCAGATGAAGCCTGCAATCTCATTGGGTCGCTGTGCAAAGAGAATGTCGATGACATCGTCATAGCCCCAATTACCGGTCTGGCCCAAAATGGTCTTACTGCCGGCATCATGTCTATCGGCTCTGAAGGTCACTTGGGTACAGCCGACCTCGCCACGTTCCACGTATCCGGTCAAGGCGCGGGCTGTTTCAATAATATCCTGTTCCGTATAGCCATTGCCCTCGCCCAAAGTGAAAAGTTCGTACAGCTCACGGGCATAGTTTTCATTGGGGTTGTTGCCGTTGTTGTAGGCACCATCCAAATAATAGAGCATGGCACTGGTCAACCCTATCTCACTTACAAAGGTCTTGAAGTTGCCAATGGCATTGCGCTGCAGGCAATCAATGTAGTAATAGAGAAATGAATTGCACTCGTATACATCCAGCTCGGTTACAAAATGGTTGCTCCAAAAGAAACTGAGGCGGTCTCTAAGGTTGTTGTTCAACAAGGCATTGCCATATGCGGTCGCAAACTCATCACGCTGGGCCCTGCGCAGTTGGCGGGCCAGGTCATCGTCTGCGGGGTAGTTGGCGTTGGTCCAATCGGCCCAGGCAGGTGGGGCGATGGGAGCCATATTGACTGCCTCGTTGATTAGTTGGTCTACCAAGGTGTCGGCCGTTTGGCCCACAGCTTGATCAATTGTTTGAACCGATGCGCTGAAACCTAATCTACGATATAGGTGCTGCGCCCTTAGATTGTCTAAGGGAGTTGTGTACGGCGCTAAGGTTGAGGTGTTGCAATTAACAAAGAATTCCATAGCAAAGTTCGGCGTTAAACATATTCATAGTCTTTGGGGTTAACTATGTGCTTTAACGGGTGGTTAAGGGTTTATTGCGGTTTAAATGTACAATGTTAACGCAGTTTTGGCGGTGAACTGTCAAATTTTTCGATGAACTGCATATATTTTTTTCTATTTTTCAATGTTTATGGGCAAACACAACGAATTTGGAAAGCTCGGAGAGCAGTTGGCCGTTGATTTTTTGGTGAAGGAAGGATATGAAATCGTGCAGCGAAACTTCCGTTATCTAAAGGGCGAACTCGATATCATCGCCAAAAAAGATGGTATCATGGCCATTGTTGAGGTCAAATCGCGCAGTTCTGACTTCTTGGAAATCATTGCTGAAACGGTGAACCAAAAAAAAATCAAGTTGCTCGTGGCCACGGCAGATGCCTTTATGACCGCAAACAATTTTGATGAAGAGGTACGCTTCGACATCATTACCATTCTCAAAAACGGAAAACAGTTCGAACTGGATCACATCAAGGATGCTTTCTATCATTTCTAACCATTTGTTTTATTTTTAACATTATGTTATTTTTGTTGCAAATTTTAGTCAATGAAGACCATTTCGGCCGTAGTGGAGCATTACATTAAAAAGAAGCCCTTTTTGCAGAGTGCCTTGGCGCAGGGCATCATCAACCTTACCTCACTATCGCGTATTGTAAAACCAGAGATTGAAGAAGAGTTGGGCAAAGAGGTGCGCAACGGGGCCATCGTCATGGCCTTGAAGCGCCTGTCAGATGATCTTGAGTTTCGGGCCACCCACAAAATTGTAAAGGTGCTCAAGAACATTGGCGAGATCACGGTGCGGTCAAACCTGTCCGATTATACCTTTTTGTCGTCAGAGACCATCTTGGCCAAACAGGCCAAGTTGTTGGAAGAGGTACACAAAAACCAAGACATTTTTTATACCTCTTCACGCGGGGTCAACGAGATCAATATTGTGGTGAGCAACAGCCTCGATAAAACGGTCGAGGAACTGTTCAAAAACGAACGCTGCACACAAAAGGCCGAAAACCTATCCTCTGTCACGGTAAAACTGCCTGCCGAGAATGTTTCGGTGCCCGGTATCTATTACTTCATTTTTCAGCGCCTGGCCTGGGAGGGCATTGTGCTCTACGAGGTGATTTCGACCACCAACGAGTTTACCATTTTGGTCAACGATGAACAGGTTGATGTGGCGTTTAAGACCATCAAGGATTTGAAGACGTTGTAGTAAATGCTGTTCTAGTTGGCAATTTTTAAAGTAAGTGCATCGAACCTTCCTGCTTTGATAGGGATAAGGCCATAAATGGTTTCCCCTTTTTTAATAGGAGCACCCATTATGTCAAACTCGCTTAGCTGCATTTTGAATTTTTTATTTGCCGAACCTGAAGCAATTATGTTTCCACCGGCCATACTAGGCCCAAGTACCAAGCCAATGGGAATGGAATTTGTTGTTTCTTCAATTCCATAGGAATCAGTTGTGTAGGTGTAAAGATTCACCGGAGTCAACAATAGATATAGGAGATAAATAGCAGAACCTTGCTTTAAACTTTTATAAGCGGCTTGACTGTCCATAATATGCACATTATCCCCATTATCATACTGCAACACTACATTTTCTCCAAAGACATAATCTTTTTCGGCAGTATTGATAATCTTGACCGCGATGACCTTGATGCCATTCCTAAGCTCTTTTTTTGCATACTTACCACTTAAAACATCGTATTTGTAATAGAGTTTAAGGCCACTTTCTGAAGTATTGGAGACAAAATTGGCATTTTCAGGGCCACCAAGATCATAACCAGATGCACAGCCAGTAAAAAGTTGCACGTAAAGAATGCATGAAGTAAGAAGACGAAAATTGATTCTCATTTTTGAATAATGATAAAAAAGGGCCCGGAGGCCCTTCTATTTTTATTCACATGTTGATTCAATGGAAAACCTGAAATTTTTATCGGTAAGTTTCTCAATGGAAGGATTGTTCCTATGATCAGGCTTGTAAGCAGCTCCTGTTCCCAAATCCACTCCGATGCCCAAGATGCCCCAAGAAATTACAGTTAAAATGAAATTTCCGGTTCTGAAGGTATTATCAAAATTTTTGGTTATGGGCTCACAGCCTTCTTCCTTGATTTCTACCTTAACAGGCCTATCCCTTTTCAACATCTTTGTAACTTGACCCTGACCAGCTTTTTCACCATTGATGTAGATGTCTGCATTGGGTCTGCCATGGGCTATAAAGGTGCCATTATAACGGCTTCCACCAAACATTACACCACAACTTGTCAGTTGAAAACTTAGGAATAAAACCGCAAAGAAAATGGAAATTCTGTTTTTCATAAATAACTGTTTTTGGTTAAAATTTTCGAGCTAAAATATAATTCTAGAGAGAAATCACTTGACAATTATTCTTATTTTATCAACAGAGAGTTCTTATTAAAATTTATTAAAAAAGGATGGTCATTTTTAATGCCTTGCTTGTCAGCGGATTATTTTAAATCTCGAATTTTAATCAGGCAGATAGTGAGTCAATTCTTTCCCTAATTTATTTTTTATCTAAATTCAGGGGTGGGTCAAAAAGTTGTTAATCTCATTTTTCGGTTAAAAATGAAGGAGAATCCGATATCA
This portion of the Flagellimonas lutaonensis genome encodes:
- a CDS encoding DUF1800 domain-containing protein, which gives rise to MEFFVNCNTSTLAPYTTPLDNLRAQHLYRRLGFSASVQTIDQAVGQTADTLVDQLINEAVNMAPIAPPAWADWTNANYPADDDLARQLRRAQRDEFATAYGNALLNNNLRDRLSFFWSNHFVTELDVYECNSFLYYYIDCLQRNAIGNFKTFVSEIGLTSAMLYYLDGAYNNGNNPNENYARELYELFTLGEGNGYTEQDIIETARALTGYVERGEVGCTQVTFRADRHDAGSKTILGQTGNWGYDDVIDILFAQRPNEIAGFICKKLYEFFVHPDSDAAEAQPILNGMASTFISNNFEIAPVLSQLFKSQHFFDETAIGVIIKSPFDLYLNFIKESNFAYDDGTVINAIDACRLIGQEMFDPVDVAGWQRDRQWINTNFIIGRWLTMEVFLERFFQADPEQFRTLAMDAVGPADSNTSNPETVVRALVNKFTPKGLLTDQDFENAMDAFKIDDVPENYYSPDYTPGGLSLWMLAVSMEVPTQVYVLLRHLSREPEFQLK
- a CDS encoding YraN family protein → MGKHNEFGKLGEQLAVDFLVKEGYEIVQRNFRYLKGELDIIAKKDGIMAIVEVKSRSSDFLEIIAETVNQKKIKLLVATADAFMTANNFDEEVRFDIITILKNGKQFELDHIKDAFYHF
- a CDS encoding aspartate kinase, yielding MKTISAVVEHYIKKKPFLQSALAQGIINLTSLSRIVKPEIEEELGKEVRNGAIVMALKRLSDDLEFRATHKIVKVLKNIGEITVRSNLSDYTFLSSETILAKQAKLLEEVHKNQDIFYTSSRGVNEINIVVSNSLDKTVEELFKNERCTQKAENLSSVTVKLPAENVSVPGIYYFIFQRLAWEGIVLYEVISTTNEFTILVNDEQVDVAFKTIKDLKTL